AAAAGCCGACCAGCATCAGAATCAGACCCGGTGCAGGCAGGGCGAAGACGGTGCTGAGTGTGGCGGTAACGGCGGAGAACGCCAGTGTCAGGCCAAGTAAGAAATAAGTATTGCGCAGCACTTTGTGGGTGCTGATTAGCGACTGCCGCTGCGACGACGTAATAATTCTATCCATCATGCGCTCCTTAAATTGAAAGAACACCAAATCTGCGGAAAGAATACGCAGCGGTGCTGGGACAGAAAAGGCGTTTTACCCTTCTTTACGCGATAAATTGCTGTTTCCCTGAGCGGAATGGCGATTATGGCAGCGAATAAATAGTTTTTGGCTGTTTTTCAGGCGAATGAATCGCAGCAGGCTTTACATCTTCGGGGGGGATGTTTATAGTGCGCGTCATTGCGGAGGGGTGGCCGAGCGGCTTAAGGCAGCGGTCTTGAAAACCGCCGATGGGAAACCATCCGAGAGTTCGAATCTCTCCTCCTCCGCCACTTAACCTGCTCAGGGTTAAGTATTTGTTTTATCAGGAGGGATGGCCGAGCGGCTTAAGGCAGCGGTCTTGAAAACCGCCGATGGGAAACCATCCGAGAGTTCGAATCTCTCTTCCTCCGCCAAATTAAAGAAGCCCGCAGCGATGCGGGCTTTTTGCATTTCTACTTCAGAGATTCTGAAAAACATCCCGTTGCTTTTCAATCTGCTGCCTTAAGCCTACGGCGAGGCTCTGGTCTGCTATAGTCCATTCACGGTTTTTGCAAACATCTGGCGATTTTCCCAGGCAAGCTGGGTTACACTGTGGGGCAATTCGCTCTGTGGCCGAGCTAATCGTTTGAATGCCAGAGTGTTTCACTGATGAATTATGGAATAGGCACAATGATCAAGAAACTGAGTCTTTGCGCGTTGTCAGTCATCGCTGCATTACCGATGGGCATGGCAGCGCAGGCTGCGGAAGGGGACATGCAGCTGCAGCAGGTACTGATGCTGAGCCGTCACAATCTGCGCGCACCGCTGGCGAACAACGGCAGCGTGCTGGAGCAATCAACGAAAAAAAGCTGGCCGCAATGGGATGTGCCCGGTGGGCAGCTCACCACCAAAGGTGGAGTGCTGGAAGTCTACATGGGTAACTATACCCGTCAGTGGCTGGCTCAGCAGGGCCTGGTTGAAAACGGCGTCTGCCCGGATAGCAGCAACGTGTTTGTCTATGCCAACAGCCTGCAACGCACCGTAGCAACGGCTCAGTTCTTCGTGAATGGTGCTTTCCCTGGATGCGACATCGCCGTGACGCATCAGGATGCCATGGGGACCATGGATCCGGTGTTCAATCCGGTGGTGACTGATGGCAGCGACGATTTCAATAAAAAAGCCCTGACGGCGATGACCGCGGCCAATGAAAAGCTGGCGTTAAAACCCGCTTACCAATACCTCGAAAAAATTGTTGATTACAAATCCTCGCCAGCCTGCAACGGCAAGAAGCAGTGTGATTTGAGCAGTGGCCAGAACACCTTTAGCGCCGACAATGGTAAAGAACCGAACGTCAATGGCCCGCTGAAGGTTGGAAATTCGCTGATCGATGCTTTCACCCTGCAATATTACGAAGGTTTCCCGCTGGATCAGGTTGCCTGGGGGCAGATCAAAACGCCTGAGCAGTGGAAAGAGCTGGCAGCGATTAAAAATGATTATCAGGATGCGTTGTTCACTTCACCAGATGTGGCACGCGAAGTGGCGGCACCGCTGGTGGATTACATCCGCAGCCAGCTGATCGATCAGGACAAAGCCAACGCGCCGAAAGTGACGTTGATGGTGGGACATGACTCGAATATCGCTTCGCTACTCAGCGCGTTGCAGGTGAAGCCGTATGAGCTGCCGGGCAACGATGAGAAGACGCCGATTGGTGGCCAGGTGGTATTTGAACGCTGGCACGATGCGAAAAACAACAAAGACCTGCTGAAGGTGGAATATGTCTACCAGACCAGCGATCAGCTGCGTAACGCTGATGTGCTGAGCCTGAAGAATCCGCCGAAACGTGTCACGCTACAACTGGCGGGTTGTGATGCCGATGCCAATGGGTATTGCAGCTGGGATCAATTCGCCAGCGTGCTGAATGCCGCCTTGCAGGGCACGCCGTTGCAGCCTGCTGCTCCGGCACCGGCTGCTGCGCAACCAGAACAAGCTGCCGCGCCAGCGACGACCAGCGATGATGCGCAGGTACAGGCAGATCAAGCCGCTGCTGACAAAGCCACCGCAGATAAAGCGGCGGCGGATAAAGCTGCTGCGCAGAAAGCGGCAGATGCCAAAGCGGCAGAAGAGAAGGTGAAAGCCGACAAAGCTGCGGAAGCGAAGGCGAAAGCTGAGAAAGCGACAGCCCAGAAAGCAGCGGAAGAGAAAGCGAAAGCAGATGCGGCGGCGGCAGAGAAGGCCAAAGCGGATGCGCCAGCTAAATCAGACAAGAGCGAAGCGCCTGCCCCGGCGGCCAGCAACTAAGCTGCCAGCAGTGAAAAACCCCGCCGAGGCGGGGTTTTTTATTTATCCGGCCACCACCACCAGTTTCTGGTTGGCGAATTCTTTCAGACCGAGATCAGACAGCTCCCGTCCATAGCCTGAGCGTTTCACGCCACCAAAAGGAAGTTCTGCGGCGGTATCGCTTTGTGAATTGATAAACACCATACCGGTTTCGATTTGCGCTGCCATTTTACGCCCGCGGGCAATATCCCGCGTCCATACCGAGCCACCGAGGCCATAATGTGAGTCATTCGCCAGCGCCACGGCAGCACTGTCGCTAGCCACCACATAGACCTGAGCCACCGGGCCGAAGAATTCCTGATAATAGGCCGGATTATCCGGCGTCAGGCCGGTGAGAATCGTCGGCTGGAAATAATTGCCGACGCCGTCGATGACACGCCCGCCTATTTCGACCTTAGCACCCTGTGCAATGGCCTCATCAACCTGTTTGATTAAACGCTCACGCGCATCCTGTGACGACAGCGGACCGAGAGTGGTTTTCTCATCCAGCGGATCGCCAGCGACAGCCGATTGCAGCGCAGCGCTGAATTTTGCCATAAAGGGCCCGGCAACCTTCTCATGTATGATAAAGCGCTTCGCCGCGGTACAGACCTGGCCACAGTTGCTGAGGCGTGCCTGCGCCCCCTGGCGCACCGCCTCATCGAGGTCGGCATCGTCCAGCACCACAAACACATCGTTGCCACCCAGTTCCAGCGTCGATTTCTTCAGATACTTACCGGCCTGCTGCGCTACCGCACTGCCTGCCCGTTCGGACCCGGTGAGCGCCACGCCCTGCACACGGTCATCGGCGATCAAATCCGCCACCTGATCATTCGAAATATACAGATTGGTCCAGGCTCCAGGAGGTGCGCCTGCCTCATGGACCAGTTTTTCGAAGGCATCGGCGCAGTGCGGCACAATGTTGGCGTGTTTTGCCAGCACCGGGTTGCCGAGTGCCAGGTTGGGAGCCAGCACGCGCATCAACTGGTAATAGGGGAAGTTCCACGGTTCCACCGCCACAATCACGCCAACCGGATGATATTCCAGCCAGGCATCACCCACATCGCTGGGATAGGCTTGCGGTTGCAGCAGCGTTGCCGCGTGTTCGGCATAGTAGCGGGCGATTTGGGCACAAATTTTAACTTCGCCACGGCTTTGACCAATCAGCTTGCCCATCTCCTGGCTGGCGATGGTGGCCAGTTGTTCAACGCGCGCATCAATCAGATCTGCCAGACGTTTCAGCACCTGCAGTCGCGGTTGGATATCTCCTTTGCACCAGTCGGAGTGGTAAAGACGATCGGCAGTTTCCAGCGCCTGCTGCACATAAGCGCCATCATGCGATGGCCAGCTCTTCAGCAATTGGTTATTGGCGGGATTGATACTTTGGTAGGAAGACATACAACGCTCCTTGGTCAATTAAGACGACAAAGGCGGGACTGGCCCGCCTGAGATTCAGATGTTT
This genomic stretch from Pantoea cypripedii harbors:
- a CDS encoding NAD-dependent succinate-semialdehyde dehydrogenase, giving the protein MSSYQSINPANNQLLKSWPSHDGAYVQQALETADRLYHSDWCKGDIQPRLQVLKRLADLIDARVEQLATIASQEMGKLIGQSRGEVKICAQIARYYAEHAATLLQPQAYPSDVGDAWLEYHPVGVIVAVEPWNFPYYQLMRVLAPNLALGNPVLAKHANIVPHCADAFEKLVHEAGAPPGAWTNLYISNDQVADLIADDRVQGVALTGSERAGSAVAQQAGKYLKKSTLELGGNDVFVVLDDADLDEAVRQGAQARLSNCGQVCTAAKRFIIHEKVAGPFMAKFSAALQSAVAGDPLDEKTTLGPLSSQDARERLIKQVDEAIAQGAKVEIGGRVIDGVGNYFQPTILTGLTPDNPAYYQEFFGPVAQVYVVASDSAAVALANDSHYGLGGSVWTRDIARGRKMAAQIETGMVFINSQSDTAAELPFGGVKRSGYGRELSDLGLKEFANQKLVVVAG
- the agp gene encoding bifunctional glucose-1-phosphatase/inositol phosphatase, yielding MIKKLSLCALSVIAALPMGMAAQAAEGDMQLQQVLMLSRHNLRAPLANNGSVLEQSTKKSWPQWDVPGGQLTTKGGVLEVYMGNYTRQWLAQQGLVENGVCPDSSNVFVYANSLQRTVATAQFFVNGAFPGCDIAVTHQDAMGTMDPVFNPVVTDGSDDFNKKALTAMTAANEKLALKPAYQYLEKIVDYKSSPACNGKKQCDLSSGQNTFSADNGKEPNVNGPLKVGNSLIDAFTLQYYEGFPLDQVAWGQIKTPEQWKELAAIKNDYQDALFTSPDVAREVAAPLVDYIRSQLIDQDKANAPKVTLMVGHDSNIASLLSALQVKPYELPGNDEKTPIGGQVVFERWHDAKNNKDLLKVEYVYQTSDQLRNADVLSLKNPPKRVTLQLAGCDADANGYCSWDQFASVLNAALQGTPLQPAAPAPAAAQPEQAAAPATTSDDAQVQADQAAADKATADKAAADKAAAQKAADAKAAEEKVKADKAAEAKAKAEKATAQKAAEEKAKADAAAAEKAKADAPAKSDKSEAPAPAASN